Proteins encoded in a region of the Halarcobacter mediterraneus genome:
- a CDS encoding phospholipase effector Tle1 domain-containing protein, with protein sequence MGNILSKKNVSSHSLDEKDWELYNDNLNSFNSFKIPKIFDEKNKHDYLFIALADGTENDLKDPKRYTNVAKLHEELRDNKNINIKFEYVTGVGTYEGKGNIIDKTMAKVDAAFSFSHKKRVERLYKSFSKQANIWKSNDPKANISIVEVGFSRGSGVIALLNQMIHEKGIKDTINKVWKDGEKVLTGDYLIKPGQTPQAVLLYDPVTTYMKENFSLSNSTISALQINANNEYRDLFPLSHIAQGKNQLQISLPGCHTDIGGGYDKNGLSFYSKNIANQYLNKMINTKELLFKKTRLPSKDDPSIVIHHSEEHNILYKKEEQRGVIFMDKNQYDLKTKSLNISSLDKSNFFYRSNSMNNKIKEFKNQRLKQLNSQNKQLNKNEISKNIDLEKSIF encoded by the coding sequence ATGGGAAATATTCTTTCTAAAAAAAATGTATCTTCTCACTCTTTAGATGAAAAAGATTGGGAACTTTATAATGACAATTTAAACAGTTTCAACTCTTTTAAAATCCCTAAAATCTTTGATGAAAAAAACAAACATGATTATCTTTTTATTGCTTTAGCTGATGGAACTGAAAATGATTTAAAAGATCCTAAAAGATATACCAATGTTGCTAAACTTCATGAGGAACTTAGAGATAATAAAAATATAAATATAAAATTTGAATATGTAACAGGAGTTGGAACTTATGAAGGAAAAGGAAATATTATAGATAAAACCATGGCTAAAGTTGATGCTGCTTTTTCTTTCTCTCATAAAAAAAGAGTTGAAAGACTATATAAAAGTTTTTCTAAGCAAGCAAATATTTGGAAAAGTAATGATCCAAAAGCTAATATCTCTATTGTTGAAGTCGGTTTTAGTAGAGGCTCTGGTGTTATTGCTTTACTTAATCAAATGATTCATGAAAAAGGAATAAAAGATACTATAAATAAAGTTTGGAAAGATGGAGAAAAAGTATTGACAGGAGACTATCTAATCAAACCTGGACAAACTCCTCAAGCTGTTCTTCTTTATGATCCTGTTACTACTTATATGAAAGAAAACTTCTCTTTATCAAATTCTACAATCTCTGCTTTACAAATTAATGCTAATAATGAATATAGAGATTTATTCCCTCTCTCTCACATTGCCCAAGGCAAGAATCAACTTCAAATATCTCTTCCTGGTTGTCACACTGATATTGGTGGGGGATATGATAAAAATGGTTTATCTTTTTATAGTAAGAATATTGCTAATCAATATTTAAATAAAATGATTAATACCAAAGAACTTTTATTTAAAAAAACTAGATTACCCTCAAAAGATGATCCTTCTATTGTTATTCATCATTCTGAAGAACATAATATTCTATATAAGAAAGAAGAGCAAAGAGGTGTCATTTTTATGGACAAAAACCAATATGACTTAAAGACAAAATCACTAAATATCTCTTCTTTAGATAAATCAAACTTTTTTTATCGTTCAAACTCTATGAATAATAAAATTAAAGAATTTAAAAACCAAAGACTTAAACAGCTCAACTCCCAGAATAAGCAATTAAATAAAAATGAAATTTCAAAAAATATTGATTTAGAAAAATCTATTTTTTAG
- a CDS encoding efflux RND transporter permease subunit, whose product MNKLINYFLKNSNLNHTLLLFIFVMGIFSFIKIPKEIFPSTQLEALRVTGYYNGASAQNLNNFAVSEIENQIESIAGVEKVSTFISSGYFSIKVELQDMADKSEVTNDLKDAVSIAKKYLPSDMDEPTVSSINSQWSLLSISLSSSSVNRKLLQDISENLKSSLMQIDHISQIDIYGDSDLQVSIILNHKKINSYELNSTSIINAIRELSYIYPVANIEQVGNHIYLSAKNDKFDKNFWKSAVLEVDNKKVFLKDIADINIGLPSQDTIARLNGKNTISLRVYKDKVGDSIKLSKRVRDLVEQTQKKHKDITLTITNDNSIPISDRIKTIISNITLGLILVAFAMYILISARLSFVIVLGIPFSFIIGLIFIELMGYSLNMMSMMAMLIALGIVVDDAIIVSENIQRYLDEGESKEEAILKGTKQMIVPVIIAGMTTVFAFLPMLLISGEMGLLMKLVPIVISCLILSSIIESFLFLPLHSKHILKAKEKQLDWTKVYNLYERILHKTIEYKKSFLIGFFILVFSIIYLVISNSRFQFFPDMDSNNIILSVKLNKSMPLHKTDEIAKKYEKLLLESSKNIYIKNIDSYIGWYRDITGSSETIENGFTIFVVLEDFRDENFIESYINPVLNLSFDFERNNKTRLISTNEAMNRIQELLLPLFKDDNVLEHNVITRGIGVVQTDIEILLSSDDTTMLIETIGDIKNKLENIKGVKDISDNTKLSDNEYKFKVNQYGKTLGLTDTKIANAINNFFLEKEQTTTFNKDGIVKVMTKSLYKDNFEELKRFQVPFGNNQFVLLDEVVNFTIEKNFERIDKEDGKIYKKIFANVDNTIINANEVLKKLEIEFENAREKGIVIDFGGEKEKSDKMAFDLLKAFLVAMFLIFITLLINFPSFKSAFVILSVIPFTILGPIVGHFIVGINLNSQSLIGMLGLAGVVINDGIVMLDFLQHSKTKEDFFLKAKQRVRPILITSITTMLGLFTLIFFPSGESVMLQPIAVSLGFGILWGTVLNLIYVPAFYATLFKIKN is encoded by the coding sequence ATGAATAAATTAATCAATTACTTTTTAAAGAACTCAAATTTAAATCATACACTCTTGTTGTTTATTTTTGTTATGGGGATTTTTTCTTTTATAAAAATACCTAAAGAGATTTTTCCAAGTACTCAACTAGAAGCTCTTAGGGTTACAGGTTATTATAATGGTGCAAGTGCTCAAAATCTAAATAATTTTGCAGTTTCAGAAATAGAAAATCAAATAGAATCAATTGCAGGTGTTGAAAAAGTATCTACTTTTATCTCTTCTGGATATTTTAGTATTAAAGTAGAACTTCAAGATATGGCAGATAAAAGTGAAGTGACAAATGATTTAAAAGATGCTGTAAGTATTGCAAAAAAATATCTTCCAAGTGATATGGATGAACCTACTGTTTCAAGTATTAATTCTCAATGGTCACTTCTTAGTATTTCATTAAGCTCTAGTTCTGTAAATAGAAAACTCTTACAAGATATTTCAGAGAATCTAAAATCTTCTTTAATGCAAATTGATCATATCAGTCAAATAGATATTTATGGAGACTCAGATTTACAAGTAAGTATTATCTTAAATCATAAAAAAATTAATAGCTATGAATTAAATAGTACAAGTATTATAAATGCCATTAGAGAGTTGTCTTATATTTATCCTGTTGCTAATATTGAGCAAGTTGGGAATCATATTTATCTAAGTGCAAAAAACGATAAATTTGATAAAAACTTTTGGAAAAGTGCTGTACTTGAAGTTGATAATAAAAAAGTATTTTTAAAAGATATTGCTGATATAAATATAGGGCTTCCTTCTCAGGATACTATTGCAAGACTAAATGGAAAAAATACAATAAGTCTAAGAGTCTATAAGGATAAAGTAGGGGATAGTATTAAACTATCAAAAAGAGTTAGAGATTTAGTAGAACAAACTCAAAAAAAACATAAAGATATAACTTTAACAATTACAAATGATAATTCAATACCTATTAGTGATAGAATAAAAACTATTATTTCAAATATTACTTTAGGATTGATTTTAGTAGCTTTTGCTATGTATATTTTGATTAGTGCAAGACTGTCTTTCGTTATTGTTCTTGGAATACCTTTTTCTTTTATTATAGGTTTAATTTTTATTGAACTTATGGGTTATAGTTTAAATATGATGTCTATGATGGCAATGCTTATTGCCCTTGGTATTGTAGTTGATGATGCAATTATAGTAAGTGAAAATATTCAAAGATATTTAGATGAAGGTGAAAGTAAAGAAGAAGCTATATTAAAAGGAACTAAACAAATGATAGTTCCAGTAATAATTGCAGGTATGACAACAGTATTTGCTTTTTTACCTATGCTTTTGATTAGTGGAGAAATGGGACTTCTAATGAAACTTGTTCCTATAGTAATTTCTTGTTTAATTCTATCTTCTATTATTGAGTCGTTTTTATTTTTACCTTTACATTCAAAACATATATTAAAAGCAAAAGAAAAGCAGTTGGACTGGACAAAAGTTTATAATCTTTATGAACGTATTTTGCACAAAACTATAGAATATAAGAAAAGTTTTTTAATAGGGTTTTTTATACTTGTTTTTTCTATTATTTATTTAGTAATTTCAAATAGTAGATTTCAGTTTTTCCCTGATATGGATTCAAATAATATTATTTTATCTGTAAAACTTAATAAATCTATGCCTTTACATAAAACTGATGAAATAGCAAAAAAATATGAAAAACTCTTATTGGAAAGTTCAAAAAATATTTATATAAAAAATATTGATAGTTATATTGGTTGGTATAGGGATATTACAGGTTCTAGTGAGACTATTGAAAATGGTTTTACCATTTTTGTAGTTTTAGAAGATTTTAGAGATGAAAACTTTATTGAAAGTTATATAAATCCAGTATTAAATCTAAGTTTTGACTTTGAAAGGAATAATAAAACAAGATTAATCAGTACAAATGAAGCTATGAATAGAATTCAAGAACTATTATTACCTTTATTTAAAGATGATAATGTTTTAGAGCATAATGTAATTACAAGAGGAATAGGAGTTGTTCAAACAGATATTGAAATACTATTAAGTTCTGATGACACTACGATGCTTATAGAAACAATTGGAGATATTAAAAATAAACTAGAAAATATTAAAGGTGTAAAAGATATAAGTGATAATACAAAATTAAGTGATAATGAATATAAATTTAAAGTAAATCAATATGGGAAAACTTTAGGTTTAACAGATACAAAAATAGCAAATGCAATAAATAATTTCTTTTTGGAAAAAGAACAAACCACTACTTTTAATAAAGATGGAATAGTAAAAGTTATGACAAAATCCTTGTATAAAGATAATTTTGAAGAGTTGAAAAGATTCCAAGTTCCTTTTGGTAATAATCAATTTGTTTTATTAGATGAGGTTGTTAATTTTACTATTGAAAAAAACTTTGAAAGAATAGATAAAGAAGATGGGAAAATTTATAAAAAAATATTTGCAAATGTAGATAATACAATAATCAATGCCAATGAAGTATTGAAAAAACTTGAAATAGAGTTTGAGAATGCAAGAGAAAAGGGTATTGTTATAGACTTTGGTGGAGAAAAAGAAAAAAGCGATAAAATGGCATTTGATTTATTAAAAGCTTTTTTAGTTGCTATGTTTTTGATTTTTATAACTTTACTTATAAACTTTCCTTCTTTTAAAAGTGCTTTTGTGATTTTATCTGTTATTCCTTTTACAATTTTAGGACCAATTGTTGGACACTTTATTGTAGGAATAAATCTAAACTCACAATCTCTAATTGGAATGTTAGGATTAGCAGGAGTTGTTATAAATGATGGAATTGTTATGCTTGATTTTTTACAACATAGTAAAACGAAAGAAGACTTTTTCTTAAAAGCAAAACAAAGAGTAAGACCTATACTTATCACTTCTATTACTACTATGCTTGGATTATTTACTTTAATATTTTTCCCAAGTGGAGAATCTGTTATGTTACAGCCAATAGCTGTATCACTTGGTTTTGGAATCCTTTGGGGAACAGTTTTAAATCTTATATATGTACCAGCTTTTTATGCAACTTTATTTAAGATAAAAAATTAA
- a CDS encoding sensor histidine kinase, which translates to MIKYIFSFLLFFSTLYGKNYYSKIVENAYISEDFKIYKDLQYSEYQNKKINKFSIRLDLKNIKKNTYYMTVISDIDSLVYTNLPYIRQNNILILKINKNTPEKIFFNYSYKQAKIAEFRINLINEFEYKYLLHYEGILYGLAYGIIFSAFLYYLIIYISSKRKCFLYYSLMQFFVLLSLVGFVYCSFKSYPNEDFIYTQAFVDIFETLGFLFTLLFAKEILNTRKIMPKTNIVLNFFILLNVLDILAISYYKYSILYEYMPFSFGFLVPSFAGFIAILNKNKYAIIYTLGWALMFILILLIENYYFPISGIYAIHLVAPLESLVFSFALALMLREIVNEQNEKEKLLIHKSKLASMGEMINNIAHQWRQPLTHLSFINMNLQLASSQELSKEFVNEKIEESNEQIDFMSKTIDSFRDFYKPTKEKEIFWVAEAVKKSIEIIKPLLEIYSIQIKLEVIKDKQIKSYENEYCQVILNLLTNAKDELINKKVNNASISIKVDVKNNKSEVKVCDNAGGISLKNINKIFEPYFSTKENGSGIGLYMSKTIIDSHFKGELLVSNKKEGACFKILV; encoded by the coding sequence ATGATAAAATATATATTTTCTTTTTTACTATTTTTTTCAACTCTTTATGGAAAAAATTATTATTCTAAAATTGTTGAAAATGCTTATATCTCAGAAGATTTTAAAATCTATAAAGATTTACAGTATTCAGAGTATCAAAATAAAAAAATAAATAAATTTTCAATAAGACTTGATTTAAAAAATATAAAGAAAAATACTTATTATATGACTGTTATTTCAGATATAGACTCTTTAGTTTATACAAATTTACCCTATATTAGACAAAATAATATTTTAATTTTAAAAATAAATAAAAATACCCCTGAAAAGATTTTTTTCAACTATTCATACAAACAAGCTAAGATAGCTGAATTTAGAATTAATCTTATAAATGAGTTTGAATATAAATATTTATTACACTACGAAGGGATTTTATATGGACTTGCATATGGAATTATCTTTTCTGCTTTTTTATATTATCTAATTATTTATATTTCTTCAAAGCGAAAATGTTTTTTATATTACTCTTTAATGCAATTTTTTGTGTTACTATCTTTAGTAGGTTTTGTTTATTGTAGTTTTAAATCCTATCCTAATGAAGATTTTATTTACACCCAAGCCTTTGTGGATATTTTTGAGACTTTAGGATTTTTATTTACCCTTTTATTTGCAAAAGAGATTTTAAATACAAGAAAAATAATGCCTAAAACAAATATAGTATTAAACTTTTTTATTCTTTTAAATGTATTAGATATTCTTGCAATTTCATATTATAAATATTCTATTCTTTATGAATATATGCCTTTTTCTTTTGGTTTTTTAGTTCCTTCTTTTGCTGGATTTATAGCAATACTTAATAAAAATAAATATGCAATTATTTATACTTTGGGCTGGGCTTTAATGTTTATTTTAATTTTATTAATTGAAAATTACTATTTTCCAATAAGTGGAATATATGCAATTCATCTTGTTGCTCCTTTAGAGTCTTTGGTTTTTAGTTTTGCTTTAGCTTTAATGTTAAGAGAAATAGTTAATGAACAAAATGAAAAAGAGAAACTTTTAATTCATAAAAGTAAGCTAGCTTCCATGGGAGAAATGATAAATAATATAGCCCATCAATGGAGACAACCTCTAACTCACTTAAGTTTTATTAATATGAATTTACAATTAGCTTCATCCCAAGAACTTAGTAAAGAGTTTGTAAATGAAAAAATAGAGGAGTCAAATGAACAAATAGACTTTATGTCAAAAACAATTGATAGTTTTAGGGATTTTTATAAGCCAACAAAAGAAAAAGAAATTTTTTGGGTAGCAGAAGCTGTAAAAAAATCTATAGAGATAATAAAACCTCTTTTAGAAATTTATTCAATACAAATTAAATTAGAAGTGATAAAAGATAAGCAGATAAAATCCTATGAAAATGAATATTGTCAAGTTATTTTAAATCTTTTAACAAATGCAAAAGATGAATTAATTAATAAAAAAGTTAATAATGCAAGTATTTCTATAAAAGTAGATGTTAAAAATAATAAAAGTGAAGTAAAAGTTTGTGATAATGCAGGTGGAATTAGCTTAAAAAATATTAATAAAATTTTTGAACCTTATTTTAGTACAAAAGAAAATGGAAGTGGAATAGGTCTTTATATGTCAAAGACAATTATAGATTCCCATTTTAAAGGGGAACTTTTAGTTTCAAATAAAAAAGAGGGGGCTTGTTTTAAGATCTTGGTTTGA